The Leptidea sinapis chromosome 35, ilLepSina1.1, whole genome shotgun sequence genome contains a region encoding:
- the LOC126975265 gene encoding uncharacterized protein LOC126975265 isoform X1, translated as MLLTVYTLPQLAVSAKILCLLMVVICGAVPSMVRPVRLYNQCSHMFVNVFPNGTVMARSDGNDQPNLTISTRGLSLDLLIHSPVQDMYLCFNRSRLVGRRLTRFQAERTPNCLFKEEFVDGYNRYHLVKNQDRYIGFNRRGAQMRRGKSHIPERQHKCFSFLKVAHDFDINRHNNLLAGDLPKWRQQRRLRPPPQNSLKPPCHGVRHHHGRHQRRRNCEGT; from the exons GTGGTGATCTGCGGTGCGGTGCCATCGATGGTCCGACCCGTCCGTCTGTACAACCAGTGCTCACACATGTTCGTCAACGTTTTCCCAAACGGCACTGTTATGGCGCGTTCCGATGGCAACGACCAGC cgAATCTCACCATCAGTACTCGTGGCCTAAGCCTGGACCTGCTCATCCATTCGCCTGTTCAAGATATGTACCTCTGCTTCAACCGCTCAAGACTCGTCGGCAGGCGATTG ACACGATTTCAAGCCGAGAGAACACCGAACTGCCTATTCAAAGAAGAGTTTGTAGATGGGTACAACAGGTACCACCTCGTGAAGAACCAAGACCGATACATAGGGTTCAACCGACGGGGGGCGCAGATGCGACGTGGAAAGAGCCACATCCCAGAACGACAACACAAGTGCTTCTCCTTCTTGAAGGTGGCCCACGACTTCGATATCAATAGGCACAACAACTTGCTCGCTGGAGATCTGCCCAAGTGGCGTCAGCAACGAAGACTCCGGCCTCCGCCACAAAACTCCCTGAAGCCGCCCTGTCACGGAGTCCGCCACCACCACGGCAGACATCAAAGGCGAAGGAACTGCGAAGGCACTTAG
- the LOC126975265 gene encoding uncharacterized protein LOC126975265 isoform X2, producing MLPQLAVSAKILCLLMVVICGAVPSMVRPVRLYNQCSHMFVNVFPNGTVMARSDGNDQPNLTISTRGLSLDLLIHSPVQDMYLCFNRSRLVGRRLTRFQAERTPNCLFKEEFVDGYNRYHLVKNQDRYIGFNRRGAQMRRGKSHIPERQHKCFSFLKVAHDFDINRHNNLLAGDLPKWRQQRRLRPPPQNSLKPPCHGVRHHHGRHQRRRNCEGT from the exons GTGGTGATCTGCGGTGCGGTGCCATCGATGGTCCGACCCGTCCGTCTGTACAACCAGTGCTCACACATGTTCGTCAACGTTTTCCCAAACGGCACTGTTATGGCGCGTTCCGATGGCAACGACCAGC cgAATCTCACCATCAGTACTCGTGGCCTAAGCCTGGACCTGCTCATCCATTCGCCTGTTCAAGATATGTACCTCTGCTTCAACCGCTCAAGACTCGTCGGCAGGCGATTG ACACGATTTCAAGCCGAGAGAACACCGAACTGCCTATTCAAAGAAGAGTTTGTAGATGGGTACAACAGGTACCACCTCGTGAAGAACCAAGACCGATACATAGGGTTCAACCGACGGGGGGCGCAGATGCGACGTGGAAAGAGCCACATCCCAGAACGACAACACAAGTGCTTCTCCTTCTTGAAGGTGGCCCACGACTTCGATATCAATAGGCACAACAACTTGCTCGCTGGAGATCTGCCCAAGTGGCGTCAGCAACGAAGACTCCGGCCTCCGCCACAAAACTCCCTGAAGCCGCCCTGTCACGGAGTCCGCCACCACCACGGCAGACATCAAAGGCGAAGGAACTGCGAAGGCACTTAG